The nucleotide window agattgtttattatttttacctTGGCGATCTTGTCTGAAACATCTGAACTATTTTGGTTCTGTCCGAACACATCAATGACATCTCCGAATAGGATGGTCATGATAGGGAAGCCAAGACCGTTTCCCACAGCACCAATAGTCCCGAGGATCATCAAAATAATGTCAAAGGAATCTGCAAAGGCAAACAGCTTGTAAAACGGCACCGTTTTTGTCTTCTCGTCgtcctcttctttcttcttcttctcatctgtttttttcttctcttctttcagAACAGCCTCTGTCTTAACTTCTTCTTCAGGGGTTTTTGAGTTTGAGGTCTCTGCTTCTGTTCTGTTAGGTGAATCCACCTTGAGTCCTTCCTCTGATTCCATTATACCGTCCATTGTATTATGATCCTGTTTCAAAGATCTGTATATCAataataaactattaataaactTCATTCCACAAAAGCCAGGTACCAGTTCAAGAATTTGAAGGAAAAAAACAGGGAAGCATGTACCTTACGAGACTTCTTGTGTGAAAATAGCAGTGGAATAAAGTTCTTGGAGGGTTAAATCATATACGCTTGTTCGTTACTTGAAGAAGACGCAGTGACGAATAATCAAGTTGAAGAACTCGTTAATTCTTTAAGTAATTTAAGGTGGAGTTTGGGACCTACTTCCTACAAGAAACAAAGAATATAGTCGTCAAAAACGACCTTGTTGAAACCCGAAGACGTGACAGGACAGACGCCAAGTTGTTTGTTTGGTCTCTTCTCTGCGGATAAGTCTTATTACCAAACCAACTTTGTTGAAGAAGCTTCCAACACATAGAACAAAGAACAcaaaataatgttttcataCCATTTTTCAAACTTGGTTTGACTAAGCAACATTTACTTTTCTTTGctcataatataaaacattagccTACTCCATTAGCCCCATTTCATATTGTATGATACTGCCATTCATCATAAGCAGACAAAACTACAAATCcatattgatattttatatgaatgGTATAAATGTAcatgtttttgttaaaaaaaaaatgttattatgactgttttttttttgaaacaccagTTATTATGActgtttaattataaaatatttgtattttagaaatattttatcaGGTATGATTAAATAGTTAGagatatattttaagataaaagCATACATTTGTAAGAAACATATATGTCTAAAATTTATAGCAACtaaatacattattattatattctGCAATTAAACACGTTAACCAAAGAATGTATGCTCATATACGTACTaacatttcttcttatttttgatTCTCTTGTATTTCTTGATATgatttcataaataatatttaaatagtattaGAAATACTTGTTGTAGAGATCCACGGAATAAACTGAAACGTAAAAatgaatagtttttttttctgaactgAAATAAGGAATAGTTATAGGAGTGAAAAGGTAATAACTCACAAAAGAGGCCATTAGAGTTCATGAACCCGGGTTTTGAGATGCTACTCCTTATTTTCAACCCAGCCTTCGTTCGTGAATTTTCTATCTAGTCTTTAGATGATTTTTTTGCTGGTTTGATCTTCGCTGAAAATTTTGCCACTCGTATACGTAAGCTTGATTTTTGATTGATGATAAAGCTTTACAAAATGAATTGGAATGAGAAACGGATTAAAAGTAAAATGAAAACGATCGTTCATCCTCATGTTATTGTTCCTCTCATTGCCTCTACCTGTCAATTTTGTGACGCCAACCATACATATATAATGAATATCAACAAAACTGGTAGATGAAAATAAAGTTCAAAATAGCTTGCTtttcatttagaaaataaaagaaaaactaactcACACTTGTCGTCCTTTCAAGGAGAATATGTTGCCCAATATGTTTCCAATTCTTTCATTTCAGTTCCTCTGGCTTCGTAGTCTCAAGACTCACCTTTTGTTGTGCTATTCTTTAGTAATTATTTTGTGGAAGATATATGATTAGAAAAcccaataaaataataatgaagaTAGTGAAAGTAGTAAATGGCGTGAATTGTGGGTATGCAACCGCCTAACAGCCTAtgtgtaattaattaaaaaaaaataaacaactaAAACAATTtctgaaaattataatttttaaataaaaatgctaaaaacaTGTGTCAATCACATAATTGCCAACTTAATTCTGTTATAATATAAGTAAGTTGTACGTAAAATGCAGTTTGAAATATCTTTTGTCAACATTACAAATGCCAAGTGTATAAAATGTATACCATTCAACTTTCAAGCAGCCAAtgaattttattatacattctttatcatataaataatttgttattcatacaTTATTGGATTTTCATTATTCCATTTGTTAAtaataggggtgggcactttacccgatatccgaagtggcacccaaacccgatccgaaaaacccgaaccgaaatccgaaccaaaGTAGTAAAATACCCGAATGGATATtaaataaggagagattggatatccgaacccgaacggataatatccgaacccgaatggatatccgaagataaccgaacatatatataattaaccttatatttctattttacatctctcattttatataaaatatttatattgatactacacatactttaagttcatataatatacatacaattacggaaaaaataatttgctactcacttaaaatgcatgtcaagttttttatttcaaaaattaacaaaaagttacatctaaaattaaaaaaaaaataactaaattaatgtctttttagttttaaaatgttatgtccaaatctattaaccattcaatctattaaaaataaaaaaaaaatagttaactgaaagttatatttttaaatacaagaaacttgagaaatgaaaattttaatttttttttttcaaaatctaaatatccgaacccgatccgaaataaccgaacccgaactaaaaatacctgaacccgacccgaagtacagaaatacccgaacgggttctacacctctataccgaaatacccgaaaatccgaaatacccgatccgaacccgaacgggtacccgaacgcccacccctagttaATAaacaagatatatttttttgggcaaataaacaagatatatatatatatattaaaaacaacaagatatcaatcttttatttttcatcATTAGAGCATCAGCATTTGAGGTTCACTAGGGAGGTTCAcacgtttttcaagaaaaaaaaatattataatagtaTGTAACAGTGATGATCCTGTCTCTCCACACCCCTTCTGTATAAACCTGGATCGTTACTGTTCAGCGGGCCCCACGCCACGTGGCGGCCCGCtattggtcaatttttttttcttaaataacaaacgaaaaatgaaaaaaacaaaataaaaaattcaaattatgaACCCCAACCAGGGGTTCATTAATGCTGGTGCTCTTAGGTCCAGGAACAATTATTGCCTTTAAGCCTTTTctccaaaaaaagaaaacaataattgCCTTTGAAGTTTGAACTGTCCTTTGATTTGGTATTGTAGGGCTCGCATTGctaacatatatattacatcTCTCGTAAAATATTTCCCAATATAAATCTTTATTCTCAACATTCTCTATATATTGAGAGTAGCAAGACTCATAAGATAGCAATGCAAAAAAGTCTAAAAGAAATTCATTTggaattttaagaaaaaaaaagttaaagagctgaaacaacataaaaaaatctattttgcaCGTGAAACAAAAGCAATCTTATACAAACTTCATCCCTAAATGTCCAGAGCCCTATATTGTAACATAATATCCAAAAAGAGCCCCTGATCCTCAGAGACGAGGTCGTATCATTACATTATCATATAACTGTCTTAACGTTactatatttttctttcttacaATCCAAGCTGGACAGGCACGTTAGCTTCTTGAATCCAATTAGCCGGACCCACCCAGTTAGCTACGGTGAAACCTTCAACCTCAGCCGCAGACTTAGCCGCCTTAGTCCAACGAGGCCTCACGTTAGTTTTAGCTCCTGGTCCGCGGTTATTAAACTCAATGTATTTAGCTGTTTTGTGGTTTTGTTCTCCTTTCCACTCGGTCCATCCTTCTGGTTCAATCGAAGCACTAATCTCACTTCCAATAATCACAGCCGTGGAAAATTTCTTCCACGGCCGTCCTAGATACGATTTGACTTTCTTGGGACCTTTGTCACCTATAAGGTCTTTGTCTGGCATGATACGGCAGTTCTGGAGAACGATACCGATCTTGACCGCTGCACCCTTCTCGTTACCATCGGCTGTAACGTAGTTGGACTGTCCGGGGCTGCCCTTTCGTAAGAGGAGTAGAGAGTTTTGGATCACTGTTGCGGATTTTCCGAAGATGAAGTCGACTGTACCGGATACAACAATGTTTCTATAGAACTGACGTCCGTTGTTGACGTAGAGTGTGTCTTGGTAAGCGTCAAATCTGCAGTTGAATATGACCGCACGGTCTCCATTTACACGGAGTGCGACCGCTTGGTGTCCCAATGGACCAGCAGTGTTCTTAAACCCAATCCATTTCGCCATGAATCCCTCGGATTCAACCTCTGCATGCATGCAATTGTATATTTAGATATTAAGAGTATCTCAACATGAATATCCCACCAATTGTATTaatatttaatcaaataatttcaaaaaaaataaactcatGTAAAAGTTCTTCAAATGAGaaattctcaatttttttaagGAACTCAATAATTAAAACCTAATATAATTGGTGAGGTCTAATAGAGGTAAGTTTAAATGTGACTTACGAACGGTGGCACTGAGTGAAGTAGTGGTTCCAGGGGTAAGTTTAACACTTTTGTTAAAAGTAATGATGGTTTTTGTAGCACCATCACCAAACATGAAAatgttgttcttcttcttagGGATTCTGACCACTTCATTGTAGGTACCAGCCTTGATATGGATAATACAACGTCCTTTGTTTTTATCCGGGCAAGCGTTAACTGCTTCAGAAATCGTCTTAAACTTTCCACTTCCATCCTTAGCCACCACATGAGTCGCCTTGATCTTACCCCCACCACCGCCACCTTCACCGATACCATCATCACGAGgtgcaccaccaccaccgcgtCCAGCCTTAGCCATAAGCTTTCTGTCTTTGCCAGAAAGCCATTTGGGTAGTCCATTTTGGTCGATGTCTCCAAGAAGGCGACGTGCAGGAGCTCCAAGTCCTCCCATCACGTTCTTCATATCGTCGACTTTGACACCCATTTGGGTCATAGCCGTGACAACAGAGTGAAAGATATCGATAGCGTTACTAGTCAAAACTTTGGAGTTGGAGATTCCTTCACCCATGATTTTTCTGAACTCCACTTCCTCAATGTCATCAAGACAGTCAGTTTGGTAATTAAACACTCCTGTTAACCATTGTTTAAGCTGGTCAAGCTTACTTCCGCTCTGCTGAAGATCTGCACCCATTTCTTCAACAATGGTCTCAAGATCCTCAAGAGCATATGTCAACACTCTCTTGCAATAATCAAGAACGGCTTTGGTCGTCGCGTTCATGTTTTTCCCCATGCCTCCTTCGGTCGTAGCCGTGAAGTTTGAAGATTTTGTGATCGCATCTTTTGTAGCCAACAAGAAGGCTTTGATAAGCTTGCTTGGATCATCGCTTTTGACCGGGTCGAGAGTTTTTGAGCACGAGCCTTGGTCTGTAGTTGTTTGACAAATTGCCTGAACCGCTTTTTGATGTGAATTAAGAGAAGCATCCTTGCCGCCGCCACCACCGTCGTCGCCTCTATTAACATAGGTGACAACTCCTATGGCAACACCCACCACTAGAAGGACGGAAGCCGCAGATATCACAACTTTTCCTACTggcattttttgtatttatatatatatatttatagtatttatatatttctctttttcgatttttttttcctttttatgtgttttttctCTCCAGTTTTATTCAGGAGGTAAATAGGAGAGGGAggggattttttttattataacagAGCCCAGTGGATTATTGTTGGGGCAAGTAGAGATTATTGTTCATTGTgagaatatttttatagaaGTCCTGGTTTCTAAAATTAGGGTTGCATGAGCTTTGCATGGAGGAGATGTTTTAGGTCGTTGAATGGCTACAAATTCTCTAGTCAAATGTCGGCCTTGATATTAAGAATTATTCACCACAAGATGATTTTGATCATGTCCCTGATCAAGAGGTGTAACATCGAttactaaaaataaaagttaatgtAAGGATGGAAACTTTAGGTTATTATAATCTTATTAATTTCAGGATTTGAGAGAACAACACATATGTTTTCGACAATTCATTTTAATATTAACTAGTGTTATATTCCGAAAGTAAAAGCTTCTCATCGAGAGTACTAATCTCATCCTTTAAGAAGTTTTGATCAGCTAGTCAGACACTAGAATGAATTAGGTAGATTGTGCTAGTAAGAAAATGTGACCTCTGTGGCGGTACCCACGCATGAATGGTATATTAGATTTAGGTCAGACACTAGAATGAATTAGGTAGATTGTGCTAGTAAGAAAATGTGACCTCTGTGTTTTACCAAAAAACACAGCAGaagatctagttttttttttgacaaatcaGCAGAAGATCTAGTTGCTACTCACTAGATTGACAATCCATTATAGCATTGACATATATACATCAACAATTCTGGTATCAATAGATGGTAATTGTTAATAAAGCAGTTGACAGGTCCGGAATGGATATGCAAACAGCCCAAGCTATggagaaaaaaatgatattttaaaaaagaaattggtaaaaagaaatatgaaagaaaaaaaaacacaattctTTTATTTGAGGTATGACATCCGAAAACTTTGGACCACTAATGATTGCATAAGTGACTTTGTTGAGTTATTGATCCAGAGTATGCaattaataaaagtaaatatcacatttcatatatatacaatCCGGTACATGAATAAAACCTGTAAGATACAATCAGACATGACAGAAGTACAGACCATCTATGATTCCATTCTAAGATAAGATATCATTATATTGGAATCAATGGTTACAAAGTACCCCTACATGATTACGGTTACAAGTATCTCTACAACTACAAGTATCGCTTTAAGCATCATATGATAGTaattagtatttacaaatccTTTAATCAGTAATAGTAATCGGACAATGGTGGCGGTCGGGGTGAAGTGTCTTCCTCGTTAAGCTTCACATTAATAGCAAAAGTATTGAAAATAGTATGCAAACCATTAAAAACATCAAACGAGTTACTGCTTAGATTCTTCCCAACTCCAATCCCACTCTCCACTTCCTTCAACAGATTCTTATCTTTAATATCATCCAAACAAGTTGAATGATACCCCATGATCGACGTTAACGTTTTCTTACACGTGAAATAGTTATGAGCCAACGTCGTTACATCTTTCCCCGTAGCTTTCCAAAACTCAGCGAAATCTTCTAACGCGTTATTCAAGTTTTTCTCGCAGCTGTTGATCGCTGCAGTTGCGACTGCGTTTGATGTATGTTTTGGTTTGATTCCAATGAGGAAAGTCACGCTTTTTTTAACGGATGATTCAGCCGCAGTAGGTAATGCTCGGATTAATGTGATGGGGTCATCACTAGGAACTTCTTTAAGGGTTTTGGTGCATAGACTTGTGTCTGTTTGGATAACGGTGCATATTCCCGCGATTGTTTTTGCATGCTGTGTGGAAAGGTAGTCTGGGCGTTTGGCTGGTGTAGCGGTTAAGGTTGAGGTGACGGTTAAGAAGAGAAAGGCTAGTTTGATTGCAACGTTCATGGTTGTGTTTTTACATGGATGGAGAAAAAGAAACTGATTCGGAGAAAGAAGAGAACTTAGATATAGAGAGAGGAATGCATgttgtgtatatatttttagttcgtCTATATTTGGTAGATGCATGTTAATTTCTAggtactttttaaaatatacatatggTAACGAGGGATTTGCGGGTTAATTTCAGGTTAAAAGGTGTTCaatttcgattttttttctgctatattttagttttacattttaattttagccCTTATATTTTCTCATAAtttgtaataacataattatCTAACGTTTAAAAGGTAAAGTGTTGTTGTATCAGtttcaaataaaactatttctaACATTGTAGACAAACTGAAATGATAGACTGAATTTTATAGCTTCCGTTTAGAGTTTCGGTAGAATTATCAGctgtaaaattatttaatatttttctaagtTTATAATTGCATAATTATCCGGTTGTTGCGTTgtgtttcaaataaaaatatatctagCACTGTGGAAAGATTAAAAATGATAGACTGAATAGCATGCCCACGATGGAATGGGTGTACAATTTGATGCTACTTGCTAGCCATGAAATCATAACATATACGAGTTAATTATGTTAGCCATGAAATCAATTTGTAGCATCAAAGATTCCTATATTATAGATAGATACAAGTAGCCCGAGTTCAATGCCCACATGTGATCCTTTTTGTtgctaaaaaaataatataaagtatTAAGTTATTAACATAGGAA belongs to Brassica rapa cultivar Chiifu-401-42 chromosome A07, CAAS_Brap_v3.01, whole genome shotgun sequence and includes:
- the LOC103830347 gene encoding probable pectinesterase/pectinesterase inhibitor VGDH2, with protein sequence MPVGKVVISAASVLLVVGVAIGVVTYVNRGDDGGGGGKDASLNSHQKAVQAICQTTTDQGSCSKTLDPVKSDDPSKLIKAFLLATKDAITKSSNFTATTEGGMGKNMNATTKAVLDYCKRVLTYALEDLETIVEEMGADLQQSGSKLDQLKQWLTGVFNYQTDCLDDIEEVEFRKIMGEGISNSKVLTSNAIDIFHSVVTAMTQMGVKVDDMKNVMGGLGAPARRLLGDIDQNGLPKWLSGKDRKLMAKAGRGGGGAPRDDGIGEGGGGGGKIKATHVVAKDGSGKFKTISEAVNACPDKNKGRCIIHIKAGTYNEVVRIPKKKNNIFMFGDGATKTIITFNKSVKLTPGTTTSLSATVQVESEGFMAKWIGFKNTAGPLGHQAVALRVNGDRAVIFNCRFDAYQDTLYVNNGRQFYRNIVVSGTVDFIFGKSATVIQNSLLLLRKGSPGQSNYVTADGNEKGAAVKIGIVLQNCRIMPDKDLIGDKGPKKVKSYLGRPWKKFSTAVIIGSEISASIEPEGWTEWKGEQNHKTAKYIEFNNRGPGAKTNVRPRWTKAAKSAAEVEGFTVANWVGPANWIQEANVPVQLGL
- the LOC103830349 gene encoding probable pectinesterase/pectinesterase inhibitor — encoded protein: MHLPNIDELKIYTQHAFLSLYLSSLLSPNQFLFLHPCKNTTMNVAIKLAFLFLTVTSTLTATPAKRPDYLSTQHAKTIAGICTVIQTDTSLCTKTLKEVPSDDPITLIRALPTAAESSVKKSVTFLIGIKPKHTSNAVATAAINSCEKNLNNALEDFAEFWKATGKDVTTLAHNYFTCKKTLTSIMGYHSTCLDDIKDKNLLKEVESGIGVGKNLSSNSFDVFNGLHTIFNTFAINVKLNEEDTSPRPPPLSDYYY